A single genomic interval of Lysobacter avium harbors:
- the carA gene encoding glutamine-hydrolyzing carbamoyl-phosphate synthase small subunit produces the protein MTQPAILALEDGTIFEGVSVGAPGLSVGEVVFNTAMTGYQEVLTDPSYARQLVTLTYPHIGNTGINDQDNESSRIWAAGLIVRNVPRRPSSWRSQVALPQWLQDQGVVAIADVDTRKLTRILSSHGSQSGALMAGDGINADQAVEAARKFPGLQGMDLAREVSTRERYEWNEGQLDLDSNEFAQGEGRFHVVAYDFGIKRNILRMLAQRGCRVTVVPAQTPAADVLALRPDGVFLSNGPGDPEPCDYAITAIRELIAQRIPMFGICLGHQLLGLASGAKTMKMKSGHHGANHPVQALDDGGRVMITSQNHGFAIDEATLPASLRTTHRSLFDGSNQGIEIPGAPVFGFQGHPEASPGPQDVAPLFDRFVALMEAN, from the coding sequence GTGACCCAACCCGCAATCCTTGCGCTCGAAGACGGCACCATCTTCGAAGGCGTTTCCGTAGGCGCACCCGGCCTGTCCGTTGGTGAGGTGGTTTTCAACACCGCCATGACCGGCTACCAGGAGGTTCTCACCGACCCCTCGTACGCGCGCCAGCTGGTGACGCTGACCTACCCGCACATCGGCAATACCGGCATCAATGACCAGGACAACGAGTCCTCGCGGATCTGGGCCGCCGGCCTGATCGTGCGCAACGTGCCGCGCCGTCCCAGCAGCTGGCGCAGCCAGGTCGCGCTGCCGCAGTGGCTGCAGGACCAGGGCGTGGTCGCGATCGCCGATGTGGACACCCGCAAGCTGACCCGGATCCTCAGCAGCCACGGCTCGCAGAGCGGGGCGCTGATGGCCGGCGACGGCATCAACGCGGACCAGGCCGTCGAGGCGGCGCGCAAGTTCCCCGGCCTGCAGGGCATGGATCTGGCCCGCGAGGTCAGCACCCGCGAGCGCTACGAATGGAACGAGGGCCAGCTCGACCTGGACAGCAACGAATTCGCCCAGGGCGAAGGCCGCTTCCACGTGGTCGCCTACGACTTCGGCATCAAGCGCAACATCCTGCGCATGCTGGCCCAGCGGGGCTGCCGGGTCACGGTCGTGCCGGCACAGACACCCGCTGCCGACGTGCTCGCCCTGCGGCCCGATGGCGTGTTCCTGTCCAACGGTCCCGGCGACCCGGAGCCCTGCGATTACGCCATCACCGCGATCCGCGAGCTGATTGCCCAGCGCATCCCCATGTTCGGGATCTGCCTGGGCCACCAGTTGCTCGGCCTGGCCAGTGGCGCGAAGACGATGAAGATGAAGTCCGGCCACCACGGCGCCAACCATCCCGTGCAGGCGCTCGACGACGGCGGCCGGGTCATGATCACCAGCCAGAACCACGGCTTTGCGATCGACGAAGCCACCCTGCCTGCCAGCCTGCGCACGACCCACCGCTCGCTGTTTGACGGCTCCAACCAGGGCATCGAGATCCCCGGCGCACCTGTTTTCGGCTTCCAGGGCCACCCCGAGGCCAGCCCGGGTCCGCAGGACGTCGCCCCCTTGTTCGACCGGTTTGTTGCGCTGATGGAGGCCAACTGA
- the greA gene encoding transcription elongation factor GreA — translation MQAPLTAKGAQRLRTELEQLKSVKRPAVIAAIADAREHGDLKENAEYHAAREQQSFIEGRIKQLESELSNSQIIDIAALNVGDKIVFGATVDLVDTESDEERTYQIVGDLEADIKLGLIAISSPVARALIGRHEGDSIIIDAPGGTREYDIVAVRYVV, via the coding sequence ATGCAAGCACCCCTTACCGCCAAGGGTGCGCAGCGTCTGCGCACCGAACTTGAGCAGCTGAAATCCGTCAAGCGGCCGGCCGTCATCGCCGCCATTGCCGACGCGCGTGAACACGGCGATCTCAAGGAGAACGCCGAATACCACGCCGCGCGTGAGCAGCAGAGTTTCATCGAAGGCCGCATCAAGCAGCTTGAGAGCGAGCTGTCGAACTCGCAGATCATCGACATCGCCGCGCTGAACGTGGGCGACAAGATCGTGTTCGGCGCAACCGTCGACCTGGTGGATACCGAGAGCGATGAGGAGCGGACCTACCAGATCGTTGGCGACCTGGAGGCCGACATCAAGCTGGGCCTGATCGCGATTTCCTCGCCGGTCGCGCGCGCGCTGATCGGTCGCCACGAAGGGGACAGCATCATCATCGATGCACCGGGCGGCACCCGCGAATACGACATCGTCGCCGTCCGTTACGTCGTCTGA
- the carB gene encoding carbamoyl-phosphate synthase large subunit, translating into MPKRTDIKTVLIIGAGPIVIGQACEFDYSGAQACKALREEGYRVVLVNSNPATIMTDPDMADAVYIEPINWRTVEKIIAKERPDALLPTMGGQTALNCALDLDDHGVLAKYNVELIGARREAIMMAEDRELFRVAMAEIGLECPKAAIAKTFEQAVEIQATVGYPTIIRPSFTLGGSGGGIAYNREEFEEIVKGGLELSPTNEVLIEESVLGWKEFEMEVVRDTADNCIIVCSIENFDAMGVHTGDSITVAPAQTLTDKEYQRLRDASLAVLRKIGVDTGGSNVQFGINAETGRVVVIEMNPRVSRSSALASKATGFPIAKIAAKLAVGYTLDELRNDITGGATPASFEPTIDYVVTKIPRFAFEKFPQADSRLTTQMKSVGEVMAMGRTFQESLQKALRGLETDKVGLDPTGIDLTTDEGMATIRRELKEPGPERIFHIGDAFRAGMSVEDVHALSFVDPWFLDQMEEIIAAEKDVAAHGLSALNAGRMRELKRMGFSDARLAQLTGTDETAVRSLRRAFGVRPVYKRVDSCAAEFATTTAYMYSTYEDECESNPTDRDKIMVLGGGPNRIGQGIEFDYCCVHAAMALREDGFETIMVNCNPETVSTDYDTSDRLYFESLTLEDVLEICELEKPKGVIVQYGGQTPLKLAQALEAAGVPIIGTSPDSIDLAEDRERFQQLVDKLGLKQPPNRIARNAEESVVLAREVGYPLVVRPSYVLGGRAMEVVHSDADLERYIRDAVRVSEKSPVLLDRFLDNAIEVDVDIIADKDGNVLIGGVMEHIEEAGVHSGDSSCSLPPYSLSAQTQARLREQVTALAKALNVVGLMNTQFAIQNDGNGEDTIYLLEVNPRASRTVPFVSKATGMALAKIAARCMAGKTLAEQGATGEIIPDYYSVKEAIFPFAKFQGVDPILGPEMRSTGEVMGVGRSFGAAMARAQEAASIKALPDGGKVFVSVRDPDKQRVLPVAQDLVDRGYSLVATSGTAKFLRAQGLECQSINKVNEGRPHIVDLIKNGEIVYIVNTTEGSQAISDSFSIRREALQQRITYSTTIAGARALLQSLEFRDAGPVLSLQELHATVKTTA; encoded by the coding sequence ATGCCAAAGCGCACCGACATCAAGACCGTCCTGATCATCGGCGCCGGCCCAATCGTGATCGGCCAGGCCTGCGAGTTCGACTACTCCGGCGCGCAGGCCTGCAAGGCCCTGCGTGAGGAGGGCTACCGGGTGGTGCTGGTCAACAGCAATCCGGCCACGATCATGACCGACCCGGACATGGCCGACGCGGTCTACATCGAGCCGATCAACTGGCGCACGGTGGAGAAGATCATCGCCAAGGAGCGCCCCGACGCGCTGCTGCCGACCATGGGTGGCCAGACCGCGCTCAACTGCGCGCTCGACCTGGACGACCACGGCGTGCTGGCGAAGTACAACGTCGAGCTGATCGGCGCCCGGCGCGAGGCGATCATGATGGCCGAGGACCGCGAGCTGTTTCGCGTCGCCATGGCCGAGATCGGCCTGGAATGCCCGAAGGCGGCGATCGCCAAGACCTTCGAGCAGGCGGTCGAGATCCAGGCGACGGTCGGTTATCCGACCATCATCCGGCCGTCCTTCACCCTGGGCGGCAGCGGCGGGGGCATCGCCTACAACCGCGAGGAGTTCGAGGAGATCGTCAAGGGCGGCCTGGAACTGTCGCCGACCAACGAGGTGCTGATCGAGGAATCGGTGCTGGGCTGGAAGGAATTCGAGATGGAGGTGGTCCGCGACACGGCGGACAACTGCATCATCGTCTGCTCGATCGAGAACTTCGACGCGATGGGCGTACACACCGGCGACTCGATCACCGTCGCCCCGGCGCAGACCCTGACCGACAAGGAATACCAGCGCCTGCGCGATGCGTCCCTGGCGGTGCTGCGCAAGATCGGCGTGGATACCGGCGGCTCCAACGTGCAGTTCGGCATCAATGCCGAGACTGGCCGCGTGGTCGTGATCGAGATGAACCCGCGCGTGTCGCGTTCCTCGGCGCTGGCTTCCAAGGCGACCGGCTTCCCGATTGCCAAGATCGCCGCCAAGCTGGCGGTGGGCTACACGCTGGACGAGCTGCGCAACGACATCACCGGCGGGGCGACGCCGGCGTCGTTCGAGCCGACGATCGACTACGTGGTGACCAAGATTCCGCGGTTCGCCTTCGAGAAGTTCCCCCAGGCCGACTCGCGCCTGACCACCCAGATGAAGTCGGTGGGAGAGGTGATGGCGATGGGCCGCACCTTCCAGGAGTCGCTGCAGAAAGCCCTGCGCGGGCTGGAGACCGACAAGGTCGGCCTCGACCCGACCGGCATCGACCTGACCACCGATGAAGGCATGGCCACGATCCGCCGCGAGCTCAAGGAGCCGGGCCCGGAGCGGATCTTCCACATCGGCGATGCCTTCCGCGCCGGGATGAGCGTGGAGGACGTGCACGCGCTGTCCTTCGTCGATCCGTGGTTCCTGGACCAGATGGAGGAGATCATCGCCGCCGAGAAGGACGTCGCCGCGCACGGGCTGTCCGCCCTCAACGCGGGCCGCATGCGCGAGCTCAAGCGCATGGGGTTCTCCGACGCGCGCCTGGCCCAGCTGACCGGCACCGACGAGACCGCCGTGCGTTCGCTGCGCCGTGCCTTCGGCGTGCGCCCGGTGTACAAGCGCGTGGATTCCTGCGCCGCCGAGTTCGCCACCACCACCGCCTACATGTACTCGACCTATGAGGACGAGTGCGAGTCCAACCCGACCGACCGCGACAAGATCATGGTGCTCGGTGGCGGTCCCAACCGCATCGGCCAGGGCATCGAGTTCGACTACTGCTGCGTGCACGCGGCGATGGCCCTGCGCGAGGACGGGTTCGAGACCATCATGGTCAACTGCAACCCGGAAACCGTGTCCACCGATTACGACACCTCCGACCGCCTGTACTTCGAGTCGCTGACGCTGGAAGACGTGCTGGAGATCTGCGAGCTTGAGAAGCCCAAGGGCGTGATCGTCCAGTACGGCGGCCAGACCCCGCTGAAGCTGGCGCAGGCCCTGGAGGCCGCCGGCGTGCCGATCATCGGCACCAGCCCCGACAGCATCGACCTGGCCGAGGATCGCGAGCGTTTCCAGCAGCTGGTCGACAAGCTGGGCCTGAAGCAGCCGCCCAACCGCATCGCCCGCAACGCCGAGGAGTCCGTCGTGCTCGCGCGCGAGGTCGGCTACCCGCTGGTGGTGCGTCCGAGCTACGTGCTCGGCGGCCGGGCCATGGAAGTGGTGCATTCGGACGCCGACCTGGAGCGCTACATCCGCGATGCGGTGCGCGTGTCGGAAAAATCGCCGGTGCTGCTGGACCGCTTCCTCGACAACGCCATCGAGGTGGATGTCGACATCATCGCCGACAAGGACGGCAACGTCCTGATCGGCGGGGTGATGGAGCACATCGAGGAGGCCGGCGTGCACTCCGGGGATTCCTCCTGCTCGCTGCCGCCGTACTCGCTGTCGGCGCAGACCCAGGCGCGCCTGCGCGAGCAGGTGACGGCGCTGGCCAAGGCGCTCAACGTGGTCGGACTGATGAACACCCAGTTCGCGATCCAGAACGACGGCAACGGCGAGGACACGATCTACCTGCTGGAAGTGAACCCGCGCGCCTCGCGCACGGTGCCGTTCGTGTCCAAGGCCACCGGCATGGCGCTGGCCAAGATCGCCGCGCGCTGCATGGCCGGCAAGACCTTGGCCGAGCAGGGCGCAACCGGCGAGATCATTCCGGACTACTACTCGGTCAAGGAAGCGATCTTCCCGTTTGCCAAGTTCCAGGGCGTCGATCCCATCCTTGGGCCCGAAATGCGCTCTACCGGCGAGGTGATGGGCGTGGGCCGCAGCTTCGGCGCGGCCATGGCGCGCGCGCAGGAGGCCGCCAGCATCAAGGCGCTGCCCGACGGCGGCAAGGTCTTCGTCTCCGTGCGTGATCCGGACAAACAGCGCGTGCTGCCGGTGGCCCAGGATCTGGTCGACCGCGGCTATTCGCTGGTCGCCACCAGCGGCACGGCGAAGTTCCTGCGCGCGCAGGGTCTGGAATGCCAGAGCATCAACAAGGTCAACGAGGGCCGGCCGCACATCGTCGACCTGATCAAGAACGGCGAGATCGTCTACATCGTCAATACCACCGAGGGCAGCCAGGCCATTTCGGACTCGTTCTCGATCCGTCGCGAGGCCCTTCAGCAGCGCATTACCTATTCGACCACCATCGCCGGCGCACGCGCATTGCTGCAGTCGCTGGAGTTCCGTGATGCCGGGCCGGTGCTGTCGCTGCAGGAACTGCACGCGACCGTGAAGACCACCGCCTAG
- a CDS encoding phosphoglycerate mutase has product MARRAVTLLMPARSRFGGQRLSESAGRWFARADRSDPGGELVQRQFDVLPRGWPVAAVTRQRDAGDAAGSAWMRADPVYIQPEINGARLMAHGDALSLSEADTAAFLPALKPYFGDGGTLLDAPVPSRWYLQMPAGAKLPAMASLDNALGADLFEQLPDGPDGRRWRALLSEAQVILHNHPRNAERAALGLAPVNSLWFWGAGTLPDHVRTVHARIASDDDTLTAFATAAGVPAGPLPARWTEDGEGLFDLRHLRDLAVFDRDWWQPLSVQLGSGGIASVIVEFADGHRLDMLPRHRWRFWRRPMRSFVNPAPESVQ; this is encoded by the coding sequence ATGGCCCGGCGCGCGGTCACCCTGCTGATGCCGGCGCGCAGCCGCTTCGGCGGCCAGCGACTGTCGGAAAGCGCGGGTCGCTGGTTCGCCCGCGCGGACCGCTCCGATCCGGGCGGCGAGCTGGTGCAGCGCCAGTTTGACGTGCTGCCGCGCGGCTGGCCCGTCGCCGCCGTCACCCGTCAGCGCGACGCGGGCGACGCGGCGGGATCGGCCTGGATGCGCGCGGACCCGGTCTATATCCAGCCGGAGATCAACGGCGCACGCCTGATGGCGCATGGCGACGCGCTGTCGCTGAGCGAGGCCGACACCGCCGCGTTCCTGCCCGCGCTCAAGCCGTACTTCGGCGATGGCGGGACCTTGCTGGATGCGCCCGTGCCGTCCCGCTGGTATCTGCAAATGCCCGCCGGCGCGAAGCTGCCGGCGATGGCGTCGCTGGACAACGCTCTGGGCGCCGATCTGTTCGAGCAATTGCCGGACGGCCCGGACGGGCGTCGCTGGCGGGCGCTGCTGAGCGAGGCGCAGGTGATCCTGCACAACCATCCGCGCAATGCCGAGCGGGCCGCGCTGGGTCTGGCGCCGGTGAATTCGCTGTGGTTCTGGGGCGCCGGCACGCTGCCGGACCACGTGCGCACCGTGCATGCGCGGATCGCCAGCGACGACGACACCCTTACCGCGTTCGCGACCGCCGCCGGCGTGCCGGCCGGTCCGCTGCCGGCGCGCTGGACGGAGGACGGCGAAGGGCTGTTCGACCTGCGTCATCTGCGGGATCTGGCGGTGTTCGATCGCGACTGGTGGCAGCCCTTGTCGGTGCAGCTGGGATCGGGCGGCATTGCGTCGGTGATAGTGGAATTCGCCGACGGCCACCGCCTGGACATGCTGCCGCGCCACCGCTGGCGTTTCTGGCGGCGGCCAATGCGGTCCTTCGTCAATCCGGCGCCGGAATCCGTGCAGTGA
- the recJ gene encoding single-stranded-DNA-specific exonuclease RecJ → MSRGGIVRRPAGAGSGPWPDSIPPLLRRIYGARGALTEAQARPRLAHLLPPDGLLGLDAATTLLAEAISGDRHILVVGDFDCDGATACAVAVRGLRMLGARRVSHAVPNRAVHGYGLSPALVAELAPLQPDLLVTVDHGIACHPGIAAAKALGWKVLVTDHHLPGDTLPPADAIVDPSQPGDTFPSKVLAGVGVMFYVLLALRRRLLADGSLDGGSNGRGPDLSRLLDLVAVGTVADLVPLDANNRALVAAGLRQLRAGKGCAGLQALIEAAQRDPARLSASDIGFAIAPRLNAAGRLEDMAVGIECLLTDDMTQAREIATTLNRINTERRAVQQQMTDEAEQAFARVALDTSDVPLAACLFDPGWHPGVVGLVASKMKERLHRPAIAFAPSEPGGDMLRGSARSIPGFHIRDALATVDSRNPGLIERFGGHAMAAGLSLPLASLDAFQHAFRKCVELTLSPELLHLQIPSDGELAADEFTRHSADALRHGGPWGQGFPEPQFDGEFDVLGWRIVGQKHLKLELALAGRRVNAIHFGGWDQQEPPPRVRIAYRLEADDYRGGDAIQLVVVHREAA, encoded by the coding sequence GTGAGCCGCGGCGGGATCGTACGTCGCCCGGCCGGTGCCGGGTCAGGACCTTGGCCGGACAGCATTCCGCCACTCCTCCGGCGCATCTACGGCGCCCGGGGCGCGCTTACCGAGGCACAGGCGCGTCCTCGCCTGGCCCATCTGCTCCCGCCCGACGGCCTGCTGGGGCTGGACGCCGCCACAACGCTGCTGGCTGAGGCGATCTCCGGTGACCGCCACATCCTGGTGGTCGGTGACTTTGACTGCGACGGGGCGACGGCGTGCGCGGTCGCGGTTCGGGGTTTGCGCATGCTCGGCGCGCGGCGCGTGTCCCACGCCGTCCCCAACCGCGCGGTTCATGGCTACGGGCTGTCGCCCGCGCTGGTCGCCGAGCTCGCACCGCTGCAGCCGGACCTGTTGGTCACCGTGGACCACGGCATCGCCTGTCACCCGGGCATCGCCGCGGCCAAGGCGCTGGGGTGGAAGGTGCTGGTCACGGACCACCATCTACCCGGCGACACGCTGCCGCCCGCCGATGCGATCGTCGATCCGAGCCAGCCCGGTGACACCTTCCCCAGCAAGGTGCTGGCCGGCGTCGGAGTGATGTTCTACGTGCTGCTGGCCCTGCGTCGACGTCTGCTCGCGGACGGCTCGCTGGACGGCGGCAGCAACGGGCGCGGCCCCGACCTCAGCCGGTTGCTTGACCTGGTAGCGGTCGGCACCGTCGCCGATCTGGTGCCGCTGGACGCCAACAACCGCGCCCTCGTCGCGGCCGGCCTGCGCCAGTTGCGGGCAGGCAAAGGGTGCGCAGGCCTGCAGGCGCTGATCGAGGCCGCCCAGCGGGATCCGGCGCGGTTGAGCGCCAGCGACATCGGTTTCGCCATCGCCCCGCGCCTGAACGCGGCGGGCCGGTTGGAGGACATGGCCGTCGGCATCGAGTGCCTGCTCACCGACGACATGACCCAGGCGCGGGAGATTGCCACCACGCTCAACCGCATCAACACCGAGCGCCGCGCGGTCCAGCAGCAGATGACCGACGAGGCCGAGCAGGCGTTTGCCCGGGTGGCCCTGGACACCAGCGACGTGCCGCTGGCCGCGTGCCTGTTCGATCCGGGATGGCACCCAGGCGTGGTCGGGCTGGTCGCCTCCAAGATGAAGGAGCGTCTGCACCGCCCGGCCATCGCCTTTGCACCGTCCGAGCCGGGCGGCGACATGCTGCGCGGTTCGGCGCGCTCGATTCCCGGCTTCCATATCCGCGATGCACTGGCCACGGTCGATTCGCGCAACCCCGGCCTGATCGAGCGCTTTGGCGGACATGCGATGGCCGCCGGGCTTTCCCTGCCGCTCGCCTCGCTGGACGCGTTCCAGCATGCGTTCCGCAAATGCGTCGAGCTGACCCTGTCGCCCGAGTTGCTGCACCTGCAGATTCCCAGTGACGGCGAACTCGCCGCCGACGAGTTCACCCGCCACAGCGCCGATGCACTGCGCCACGGCGGCCCGTGGGGGCAGGGCTTCCCCGAGCCCCAGTTCGACGGCGAATTCGATGTACTCGGCTGGCGCATCGTCGGCCAGAAGCACCTGAAGCTCGAACTCGCGCTCGCTGGCCGGCGGGTCAACGCCAT